The DNA window AATAGTATTCCAATTGGCCATACTACCATTCCAAAGACCAGGAAGCTCAAGTGCTTTTAAGTCCTTACCTGTTTTTGTTTTCATACTAATAAAAGCAGCTTTAGTATCGACAAACTTTTTTAGGTCAAATTTTTCTCCTTTATAGTTTTTAGTACCACAAACTAAATCGACAGGGTTAAAGTGAGTTGCATTTTTTAAAATTTGTTTTTGTTGTTTACTTTTCTTGTTAATTTGAGCTGATTCTACGATTTGAAGCGATATGTTTCCACTTTCATCTTTAACCCAAAATGGTCCACCACCTGGTTCACCTTCATTTTTAACCATACCACAAACCCGAATAGGACGATTTAGTTTTTCGGCTAAATATTCAATTTGATATTTAAGTGAATATTTTTCAAATTCGGGGCTAATATTAACATTCATTTTATTGACAAGAAACTCACCAATTTCAATGAGTCGCTCTTCCGAAGCGATAGTGTCATCATCTAACAATTGAAGATACTTATAGACTTGTTCTTGTATTCTTAATAAAATACCAGCTAACACTTTCTTGTACTTAGCAACCTCATCTTTATACTTATAGGTAACCACATTATCTATATTTTTAATAAAAATAATGTCGGCATTTAGATCATTTAAATTTTCAATAAGTGCTCCATGACCTGAAGGTCTAAAAAGTAAAGATCCATCATCATCTCTAAAAGGTTTGTTTTTTGGAGTTACAGCTATTGTATCTGTTGATTCTTTTTGATATGAAAATGAAATATCAAACTTGGAACCTGTTTTTTCTTCAACATATTTCTCAATTCTTGAAAACTCTACATCAAACTTATGATTGTGTTTTTCGGAAATGGTAAAGTGAAGTTTTGTTGATTCATTACTTGACGAATACAATGCTGATTCATACAAATGTTCTTCAAAAGCAGTAGAAACAACTTCATTTTTATACTTATGAAATGGCATTAAGCCTTTTGGCGAATTGCCATAATCAAGCATTTCATTATCAAGCATCATTTTAACAAACTTTAATCGCTGTTCATTTATTGATAGAGAGTCATAGTTCGGATCGGTTTCTTGAAGTTTATTTTGAACAATATGGTAAAATGGAAACTTATCTAACCCAATAAAGAAAAGAGATAAGTCATTGTTTTTACTTTTATTAATATAAGAATTTATGCTTCCTTTTTCTAAATCATATTCTTCTAAAAAACTATATAAGAATTTAAACATTCTAGTAGCTGCACCAGAAGCAGGCACGAATTTCAAAATGGAAACCAGGTCTTTTTTAGATTCAAAATAAGACACTAATTGTTCAATATCAATATCTGTTAATCTTAATATACCTTCATTTATTGTCGCTTCAGCAACTAGATTAGCAAAAGGAATTCCGTTTTCAAAAAGCTCAATTTGCCGTTTTACTTTTGTAACATCTAATCCTTTAAGTTCAATTTGTTGTATGTCTTTTTCTGAAAAAATCAATTTGCAAGTTTTAAAAGTTCATTAATTTGGGTTTTGCAAATATTTAATCGTTCCTCAAAACTTCCTCTAACAATAATGTATTTTTTTTCTGAATCTATTAGAGCTTGTTCGAAGGCTTTAAACATTTGCAATCTTGTATTGGGCTGATCTCGAATTCCATCAGCCTCCCAAGGCGTGTCAATATAAGTCAAAAAATATAAATCATACGTGTTTTCAATAGCATATTTTTTTACTAGATCTGGGCAAAATCCGTTGTAATAAAACTCAGAATAAACTTTAGTTTCCAATAAATCTGTATCACAAATTAAAAGTTTATTTGCCTTTTTGAGTTGTTCATTTTCTGAAAGCATTTGTCCGATAGCAATTGGCAAAACATCATTTTTGGTCAACATTAAATTATTTATAGCCTTCATTTTCGCATAATCACGAGAAAACTCTTTTGTAAAAACAGCATTATAATATGAAGCCAATTCTTTAGCTAAAGAGGACTTTCCTGTAGATTCTGGACCATATAAAACAACTTTTATACAGTTTGGGTTTGTAGCTGTGATTTGTTTAAACTTTTCT is part of the Psychroserpens ponticola genome and encodes:
- a CDS encoding DUF4301 family protein; this translates as MIFSEKDIQQIELKGLDVTKVKRQIELFENGIPFANLVAEATINEGILRLTDIDIEQLVSYFESKKDLVSILKFVPASGAATRMFKFLYSFLEEYDLEKGSINSYINKSKNNDLSLFFIGLDKFPFYHIVQNKLQETDPNYDSLSINEQRLKFVKMMLDNEMLDYGNSPKGLMPFHKYKNEVVSTAFEEHLYESALYSSSNESTKLHFTISEKHNHKFDVEFSRIEKYVEEKTGSKFDISFSYQKESTDTIAVTPKNKPFRDDDGSLLFRPSGHGALIENLNDLNADIIFIKNIDNVVTYKYKDEVAKYKKVLAGILLRIQEQVYKYLQLLDDDTIASEERLIEIGEFLVNKMNVNISPEFEKYSLKYQIEYLAEKLNRPIRVCGMVKNEGEPGGGPFWVKDESGNISLQIVESAQINKKSKQQKQILKNATHFNPVDLVCGTKNYKGEKFDLKKFVDTKAAFISMKTKTGKDLKALELPGLWNGSMANWNTIFVEVPLITFNPVKTVNDLLKAPHQIK
- a CDS encoding AAA family ATPase, whose protein sequence is MEEKFKQITATNPNCIKVVLYGPESTGKSSLAKELASYYNAVFTKEFSRDYAKMKAINNLMLTKNDVLPIAIGQMLSENEQLKKANKLLICDTDLLETKVYSEFYYNGFCPDLVKKYAIENTYDLYFLTYIDTPWEADGIRDQPNTRLQMFKAFEQALIDSEKKYIIVRGSFEERLNICKTQINELLKLAN